The following are encoded in a window of Variovorax paradoxus genomic DNA:
- a CDS encoding NIPSNAP family protein, whose product MTRLLEIRIYRLKPGTLDDFHRTMHERSVPMLRSKGMDVVSYGKSDHEEESYYLVRAYASREALESEQAAFYGSTEWREGPRSALVDRIETYLNTLLWLSPEGVDSLRALNGPAR is encoded by the coding sequence ATGACCCGCCTCCTCGAAATTCGCATCTACCGCCTCAAGCCCGGCACCCTCGACGACTTCCACCGCACGATGCATGAACGCTCGGTGCCCATGCTGCGCAGCAAGGGCATGGACGTGGTGAGCTACGGCAAGTCGGACCACGAGGAAGAGAGCTACTACCTCGTGCGCGCCTACGCGAGCCGCGAAGCGCTGGAGTCCGAACAGGCCGCGTTCTACGGTTCGACCGAATGGCGCGAGGGCCCGCGCAGCGCGCTGGTCGATCGCATCGAGACCTACCTGAACACGCTGCTGTGGCTCTCGCCGGAGGGCGTCGACAGTCTGCGCGCGCTCAACGGGCCGGCGCGGTAA
- a CDS encoding LysE family translocator: MPIELWLAFVAASALLLIIPGPTILTVISYSMSHGRRANVPLVAAVALGDSTALVVSLLGLGALLATSAFWFTVVKWVGGLYLLYLGIKLLRAGISPTETAAPAAPASRWRLFANTYLVTALNPKGIVFFVAFLPQFIRPGADVSQQMWVLALTFVALATLNATLYAVFASSAGRLLASPRAQRRFHLAGGSLLSAAGLWALMARRTA; encoded by the coding sequence ATGCCCATCGAACTCTGGCTCGCCTTCGTCGCTGCCTCCGCGTTGCTCCTCATCATTCCGGGGCCGACCATCCTCACGGTGATCAGCTATTCGATGTCGCACGGCCGCCGCGCCAACGTGCCATTGGTGGCCGCCGTGGCGCTGGGCGATTCGACTGCGCTGGTGGTGTCGCTGCTGGGCCTGGGCGCGCTGCTGGCCACGTCGGCGTTCTGGTTCACGGTGGTGAAGTGGGTCGGCGGCTTGTACCTGCTGTACCTGGGCATCAAGCTGCTGCGCGCCGGCATCTCGCCCACCGAGACCGCCGCGCCGGCCGCGCCCGCCTCGCGCTGGCGCCTGTTCGCCAACACCTACCTGGTGACGGCGCTGAACCCCAAGGGCATCGTGTTCTTCGTGGCCTTCCTGCCGCAGTTCATCCGCCCGGGCGCCGACGTGTCGCAGCAGATGTGGGTGCTGGCGCTGACCTTCGTGGCGCTGGCGACGCTCAATGCCACGCTCTATGCCGTGTTCGCGAGTTCGGCGGGCCGGCTGCTCGCCTCGCCGCGCGCGCAGCGGCGCTTTCACCTGGCAGGCGGCTCGCTGCTGAGCGCGGCCGGCCTGTGGGCGCTGATGGCGCGCCGCACTGCCTGA
- a CDS encoding helix-turn-helix transcriptional regulator: MSATQPQPSLPDLARLRRVRDRIDREHAQPLDVEALARDANMSAGHLSRQFRLAYGESPYAYLMTRRIERAMALLRRGDLSVTEVCFEVGCASLGTFTTRFTELVGVSPGVYRREAAQATAGMPACIAKQVTRPIRNREARNPTSHLA, from the coding sequence ATGAGCGCCACGCAGCCCCAACCCTCCTTGCCCGACCTCGCACGGCTGCGCCGCGTGCGTGACCGCATCGACCGCGAGCACGCGCAGCCGCTCGACGTGGAAGCGCTCGCGCGCGACGCGAACATGTCGGCCGGGCACCTCAGCCGCCAGTTCCGGCTGGCGTATGGCGAGTCGCCCTACGCGTACCTGATGACGCGGCGCATCGAGCGCGCGATGGCGCTGCTGCGCCGTGGCGACCTCAGCGTGACCGAGGTCTGCTTCGAGGTCGGCTGCGCATCGCTGGGCACCTTCACCACGCGCTTCACCGAGCTGGTCGGCGTGTCGCCCGGCGTCTACCGGCGCGAGGCGGCGCAGGCCACGGCGGGCATGCCGGCGTGCATCGCCAAACAAGTGACGCGGCCGATCAGGAATCGAGAAGCGCGAAACCCCACCTCGCACCTAGCATGA
- a CDS encoding DUF2277 domain-containing protein, with amino-acid sequence MCRSIKTLYNFEPPATEQEIRAAALQFVRKLSGFSVPSRANEQAFERAVDEVAATAGRLIESLVTTAEPRDREVEAERAKARSALRFGAPTSTSDA; translated from the coding sequence ATGTGCCGCAGCATCAAGACCCTCTACAACTTCGAGCCCCCTGCCACCGAGCAGGAAATCCGCGCCGCCGCGCTGCAGTTCGTGCGCAAGCTCAGCGGCTTCAGCGTGCCCTCGCGCGCCAACGAGCAGGCCTTCGAGCGTGCCGTCGACGAGGTGGCCGCCACGGCCGGGCGGCTGATCGAATCGCTGGTGACCACGGCCGAGCCGCGTGACCGCGAGGTAGAGGCCGAGCGCGCCAAGGCGCGGTCCGCACTGCGCTTCGGTGCGCCAACCTCGACGTCGGACGCATGA
- a CDS encoding tyrosine-protein phosphatase, producing the protein MFETTIHWVRGIPPHRLGLMARPRGGDSLREEVASWQRASLNIVVSLLEAQEIRALELDDEPALCAEHGIVFRHFPIPDHGIPPSQREAAALIAELGVELASGKAIAIHCHAGIGRTGLIAGSLLHGLGVPGQNIFHLLSRSRGIDMPDTSEQAEWVAQYVFGTRGPPPP; encoded by the coding sequence ATGTTCGAGACCACCATCCACTGGGTTCGCGGCATACCGCCGCATCGGCTGGGCCTGATGGCACGCCCGCGCGGCGGTGACTCGCTGCGCGAGGAGGTGGCGTCCTGGCAGCGTGCCTCGCTGAACATCGTGGTCTCCCTGCTCGAGGCGCAGGAGATCAGGGCGCTTGAACTCGACGACGAGCCTGCGCTCTGCGCCGAGCATGGGATCGTCTTCCGGCATTTCCCGATTCCGGACCACGGCATCCCGCCATCGCAACGGGAGGCGGCGGCCCTCATTGCCGAACTGGGCGTCGAACTGGCGAGCGGAAAGGCCATCGCGATTCACTGCCACGCAGGCATCGGCCGCACGGGCCTCATCGCGGGCAGCCTGCTCCACGGGCTCGGCGTTCCGGGCCAGAACATCTTCCACCTGCTGAGCCGCTCCCGGGGCATCGACATGCCCGATACATCGGAGCAGGCGGAATGGGTCGCGCAGTACGTTTTCGGCACCCGCGGCCCACCGCCTCCATGA
- a CDS encoding VOC family protein, which translates to MNLSIHSSFLPHTDPEASLAFYRDTLGFEVRNDVAYGGMHWITVGPAGQPATSIVLYPPAATPGLTDDERRTIAEMMAKGTFASLLLATPDLEGTFDRLQARNTEIVQEPTDQPYGVRDCAVRDPAGNLIRIQQTR; encoded by the coding sequence ATGAACCTCAGCATCCATTCGAGCTTTCTCCCGCACACCGACCCCGAGGCCTCGCTGGCCTTCTACCGCGACACCCTCGGCTTCGAGGTGCGCAACGACGTCGCCTATGGCGGCATGCACTGGATCACGGTCGGCCCGGCCGGCCAGCCCGCCACCTCCATCGTGCTGTACCCGCCGGCCGCCACGCCCGGGCTCACCGACGACGAGCGCCGCACCATCGCCGAGATGATGGCCAAGGGCACCTTCGCCTCGCTGCTGCTGGCCACGCCCGACCTCGAAGGCACCTTCGATCGGCTGCAGGCCCGCAACACCGAGATCGTGCAGGAGCCCACCGACCAGCCCTACGGCGTGCGCGACTGCGCGGTGCGCGACCCGGCGGGCAACCTGATCCGCATCCAGCAGACGCGCTGA
- a CDS encoding nuclear transport factor 2 family protein: protein MNTQQIAAKLVALCKAGTFDEALALYAPEAVSVEASAPPGMSRESVGLSAIRAKGEWWVANHKVHSFQVAGPWPHDDRFIVGFRFDVTMKPTGQRFTMEEMALYTVKDGKIVREEFFYEGS, encoded by the coding sequence ATGAACACCCAGCAAATCGCCGCGAAGCTCGTGGCGCTGTGCAAAGCAGGGACCTTCGATGAAGCCCTGGCGCTCTATGCGCCAGAGGCCGTCAGCGTCGAGGCCAGCGCACCGCCCGGCATGTCGCGCGAGTCGGTGGGGCTCTCGGCGATCCGCGCCAAGGGCGAATGGTGGGTGGCCAACCACAAGGTGCATTCGTTCCAGGTGGCCGGCCCCTGGCCGCACGACGACCGCTTCATCGTCGGTTTCCGCTTCGACGTGACGATGAAGCCCACGGGCCAGCGTTTCACGATGGAAGAGATGGCGCTGTACACCGTCAAGGACGGCAAGATCGTGCGCGAAGAGTTCTTCTACGAAGGCAGCTGA